A genomic window from Periweissella cryptocerci includes:
- a CDS encoding pilin N-terminal domain-containing protein, with protein MNKIKQKKGLPKLIQGMCIAILIVPLFFTAFFGPHQKNSASAAPKETINLVVHKMIFEKGNYPVTGDDMFNNQGNEIDDIAGTGGTGKEGVPFALYQVNTNIVQNNTWQALVAFINGFEVSASDTVPPANGSRDDGVREGLQWPESVETAIDEIFANGTKTSVRTYIQRAYAAAAAKDKDGELSAAMATVTGTHYYPMTAYSFSRVVEELLKAVNNNIDTPAFPLAKDNKGADYPDMDTNGYRLTGDDGGKLTYENLLNDEARYILIEGAMDNGKQYRQSASPIVLDLPLTTTDDSGEVHVYPKNELPTQRAVFRKVDASNTGGPIVKNDEVTDGWVKMGNDNYTQEADYDSTTDVTSGASVEGHELLPIGGAKFVLFEYTGTKAGWERLESAQIQISKKGDADQASSYTVSGFSSRPVANPEGASELFEAADKTGIVRSPELPYGRYFFVEVQTPASMGEEHFSINAYPVVFEVNADNVDMGSGHDGIPQAIHATSYASHIDDDIADVDDWQFPNYKRPTLTKSLEVINDKTTAPDSDTTPGIAIGGGIEPTVADTYRYKLSATIVTPQVLYGKYAAFYDIFYRNEAQKVEGDFVYPTYTDHEEEEPTDFSSLLDITQIFDIKNYQGPRIDKINYDKDIDYTDGKVLDFFVDKSAEGVSSTEPQNILTTGIDPESVKSTLVLRDGDTVLGHFSNQRKTTDETDQGSADWKQYGPWLGRFSSYDINEEGDRVDNPEGIARIGWFDTQREETGFEQDMLGLVEFGTPTGTQLYWNIDFEHASELIEDYNKKHETNIAFAGVTNLDLEFDLMPKLNETGQSFLSQLQLQTLHNVGQFEWLLDQDDHPYSEDSFTAFLGGQTFKKVDQDGEILNTSVADNGSLSDAGHFYVGRKVANGATEYLVYDKVKRAVIGWEKKILTRAEFTDKYGDNENATMFFDTDSSGEFSIYGLTPNADQIGDVETHFDKGRKAVHYFIFEDPEGLSYSGENPIKYQPLAGSGEEFYVIPKDPEVPNDNPLGLGVTELGTATISNRKAVPFPVTGGIGILIFITLGLALTFVGYRYFKTRKNEA; from the coding sequence ATGAACAAAATAAAACAAAAGAAAGGACTGCCTAAGCTAATTCAAGGTATGTGTATTGCCATTTTGATTGTACCGTTATTTTTTACGGCATTCTTTGGCCCACATCAGAAAAATTCAGCAAGCGCAGCTCCCAAAGAAACGATTAATTTAGTCGTGCACAAGATGATTTTTGAAAAAGGCAATTACCCAGTTACGGGTGATGACATGTTTAATAATCAAGGTAATGAAATTGACGACATTGCTGGAACCGGTGGAACTGGTAAAGAAGGCGTTCCGTTTGCCTTATACCAAGTAAACACAAATATCGTGCAAAACAATACTTGGCAAGCTTTGGTGGCATTCATTAACGGATTTGAAGTTAGTGCTAGTGACACGGTTCCACCAGCTAACGGTAGTCGAGATGATGGTGTCCGCGAAGGGTTACAGTGGCCAGAATCAGTGGAAACTGCGATCGATGAAATTTTTGCCAATGGTACTAAAACATCAGTACGGACATATATTCAACGTGCATATGCGGCTGCAGCGGCCAAAGATAAAGACGGTGAATTATCGGCCGCAATGGCAACTGTTACAGGTACCCACTACTATCCAATGACGGCCTACTCATTCAGTCGCGTGGTTGAAGAATTACTGAAAGCTGTTAACAATAATATTGATACACCCGCCTTCCCCCTTGCGAAAGACAACAAGGGTGCTGATTATCCAGATATGGATACCAACGGCTACCGTTTGACCGGTGATGATGGCGGCAAGCTGACGTATGAAAACCTTTTGAATGATGAAGCGCGCTATATTTTAATTGAAGGTGCAATGGATAACGGTAAGCAATATCGGCAATCTGCTTCACCAATTGTATTGGATTTGCCACTGACGACGACCGACGATTCGGGCGAAGTCCATGTCTATCCTAAAAACGAACTACCAACTCAACGCGCCGTCTTCCGTAAGGTTGATGCATCGAATACGGGTGGTCCGATTGTTAAAAATGACGAGGTTACTGACGGTTGGGTTAAAATGGGCAACGACAACTATACCCAAGAAGCTGACTATGATAGTACTACCGATGTAACTTCTGGTGCCTCAGTTGAAGGACACGAACTGTTGCCAATTGGTGGTGCGAAGTTTGTCTTGTTTGAATACACCGGGACGAAGGCTGGTTGGGAACGGCTAGAGAGTGCCCAAATCCAAATTTCTAAAAAAGGGGACGCTGATCAGGCAAGCTCATATACGGTTTCGGGATTCAGTTCACGCCCGGTTGCTAACCCAGAGGGTGCTAGTGAATTATTTGAAGCCGCAGATAAAACTGGTATCGTCAGGTCACCAGAGTTGCCTTATGGGCGTTACTTCTTCGTTGAAGTGCAAACGCCAGCAAGTATGGGGGAAGAGCATTTCTCGATTAATGCGTACCCCGTTGTGTTTGAAGTTAATGCAGATAATGTTGATATGGGGAGTGGCCATGATGGCATACCACAAGCAATTCATGCGACTTCATATGCTTCACATATTGATGATGATATTGCCGATGTCGACGATTGGCAGTTCCCTAACTATAAGCGGCCAACTTTAACCAAATCACTTGAAGTGATTAACGACAAGACTACCGCACCCGATAGTGACACCACACCTGGTATTGCAATTGGGGGTGGTATTGAACCGACAGTGGCCGATACTTACCGTTATAAATTGTCAGCAACGATAGTGACACCACAAGTGCTCTACGGAAAATACGCCGCGTTCTATGATATTTTCTATCGGAATGAAGCGCAAAAAGTCGAGGGTGATTTTGTATATCCAACGTATACAGATCATGAAGAAGAAGAACCAACAGATTTTTCAAGCTTGCTAGACATTACTCAAATTTTTGATATCAAAAACTATCAAGGTCCGCGAATCGATAAGATTAATTACGATAAAGACATTGATTATACAGACGGAAAAGTATTAGATTTCTTTGTCGATAAATCGGCCGAGGGTGTGTCATCGACTGAGCCACAAAATATTTTAACAACTGGGATTGACCCAGAATCAGTTAAGTCAACATTAGTGCTGAGAGATGGTGATACTGTCCTAGGGCACTTTAGTAATCAACGAAAGACAACGGATGAAACTGATCAAGGTAGTGCCGATTGGAAACAGTACGGCCCTTGGCTTGGACGGTTCAGTTCCTATGATATTAATGAAGAAGGTGACCGTGTAGACAACCCCGAGGGGATTGCGCGCATAGGGTGGTTTGATACGCAGCGTGAAGAAACTGGTTTTGAACAAGATATGTTAGGGCTAGTTGAATTCGGTACGCCAACTGGAACACAGTTGTATTGGAATATTGATTTTGAGCATGCTAGTGAACTGATTGAAGATTACAATAAAAAGCATGAGACTAATATTGCATTCGCCGGTGTGACTAACTTGGATTTAGAATTTGATTTAATGCCAAAGCTGAATGAAACTGGTCAATCATTCTTATCACAGTTGCAATTACAAACATTGCATAATGTCGGTCAGTTTGAATGGTTGCTTGATCAAGATGACCACCCATACTCCGAGGACTCGTTTACAGCCTTTCTTGGTGGACAAACCTTTAAAAAGGTTGATCAAGACGGTGAAATCTTGAACACTTCGGTAGCAGACAATGGTTCATTGAGCGATGCTGGCCACTTCTATGTTGGTCGTAAGGTTGCTAATGGTGCGACTGAATATCTTGTTTATGATAAGGTCAAACGCGCCGTTATCGGTTGGGAAAAGAAAATTCTGACTAGAGCTGAATTTACTGATAAATATGGTGATAACGAGAATGCAACCATGTTCTTCGATACGGATAGCTCAGGTGAGTTTTCAATTTACGGGTTAACGCCAAATGCTGATCAAATCGGTGACGTTGAAACTCACTTCGATAAAGGCAGAAAAGCCGTTCATTACTTTATCTTTGAAGATCCTGAAGGTTTATCATACAGTGGTGAAAACCCTATAAAGTATCAACCACTTGCTGGTTCGGGTGAAGAATTTTATGTCATTCCTAAGGATCCTGAAGTACCAAATGATAATCCGCTTGGCCTTGGGGTAACTGAATTAGGAACAGCAACAATCAGTAACCGTAAGGCAGTGCCATTCCCAGTAACTGGCGGGATTGGGATCTTAATTTTCATCACCCTTGGATTGGCGTTAACCTTTGTTGGTTACCGTTACTTCAAAACACGCAAAAATGAAGCTTAA
- a CDS encoding SpaA isopeptide-forming pilin-related protein: protein MIKTARSIKILIAVLTIFGMMLTFTQYHFINAAKHETVELTIHKYMEVDDEKHGFSGAPDNGVTFHVYRLSKADEQKYIDKSVDDINLDDVRDNATGYYTTDPTAEGRTDLSVLTNNAYLITETDAPTKQGRQLNEATPKLVYLNDKHARKDIYMKNNNGHGIDVTVEGTVPQASRLDDNHSGISSNGIEFGEDAPWLVTAQIFEDLDTLKEYSIVDTMDADLRYTPEVEEVWGIDTSGNKELLVLGDEYKRHVATVDGKTVITFSFDKHQLKVMHAANFERFELVLHSRLRVNAQPMKIWNYAELVAKKGDNLIHDYDGSSTWTSGRTFYSFVGKNAAYDAKLARLMSQGHFVIQDWTPTSANYGHYLRFINEDGREVAADQATSYEWVVDISDASELKPSEADGSFEVRGLRRGTYRLKQTDAPDDYLKLKPSEFTIARVSDAHQPFFIHNYQDSFVRRYVSLLFESTNMKSSNDEQLGKHPEMPLAGSIAGGTILVALTGLTITTFITYRKYKLKLKKVAVSETE, encoded by the coding sequence ATGATAAAAACAGCCCGTTCTATAAAAATATTAATAGCGGTGTTAACAATTTTTGGCATGATGCTGACGTTTACACAGTATCATTTTATCAACGCTGCAAAGCACGAAACAGTTGAGTTGACGATTCATAAGTACATGGAAGTTGATGATGAGAAACATGGTTTTTCCGGTGCGCCAGATAATGGGGTGACATTCCACGTCTATCGTCTGTCAAAAGCCGATGAACAAAAGTACATTGATAAGTCAGTTGATGATATTAATCTTGATGATGTACGCGATAATGCGACGGGCTACTATACAACAGATCCAACGGCTGAAGGACGGACTGATTTAAGCGTACTTACCAATAACGCTTACTTGATTACCGAAACCGATGCTCCAACTAAGCAAGGGCGCCAGCTTAATGAAGCGACACCTAAGCTGGTTTATCTGAATGATAAGCATGCACGCAAAGATATTTACATGAAAAACAATAACGGTCACGGTATCGACGTGACGGTTGAAGGAACTGTGCCCCAAGCTAGCCGGTTAGATGATAATCATAGCGGAATTAGTTCAAACGGAATTGAATTTGGTGAAGATGCCCCGTGGCTAGTAACCGCGCAAATTTTTGAAGATTTAGATACGCTGAAGGAATATTCGATTGTTGATACAATGGACGCCGATTTGCGCTACACACCTGAAGTGGAAGAAGTCTGGGGTATTGATACTAGTGGCAATAAGGAACTTCTCGTATTGGGCGATGAGTACAAGCGCCATGTTGCAACGGTTGATGGTAAGACGGTGATCACTTTTAGTTTTGATAAACACCAATTAAAAGTGATGCATGCCGCCAATTTTGAACGGTTTGAATTAGTTTTACATTCACGGTTACGCGTAAATGCACAGCCAATGAAAATTTGGAACTATGCTGAGTTAGTTGCTAAGAAGGGCGATAATTTGATTCATGACTATGATGGCTCAAGTACTTGGACTTCTGGTCGGACATTTTATTCATTTGTTGGTAAGAATGCGGCTTACGATGCCAAGTTGGCGCGTTTAATGAGCCAGGGACACTTTGTGATTCAAGATTGGACACCGACTAGTGCTAATTATGGGCACTACTTACGGTTCATTAACGAAGATGGCCGGGAAGTGGCTGCTGATCAAGCAACGAGTTATGAATGGGTCGTTGATATCAGTGATGCCTCAGAATTAAAACCAAGTGAAGCGGATGGCTCATTTGAGGTACGCGGGTTACGTCGGGGAACTTACCGGTTAAAGCAAACCGATGCACCGGACGATTACTTGAAGTTGAAGCCTAGCGAATTTACGATTGCACGCGTGTCCGACGCGCATCAACCGTTCTTTATTCATAATTATCAAGATTCATTTGTCCGACGCTATGTTTCGCTGTTATTTGAATCAACGAATATGAAATCATCCAATGATGAACAACTGGGGAAACACCCAGAAATGCCACTTGCTGGCAGCATCGCAGGTGGGACAATCTTGGTTGCGTTGACTGGTTTGACGATAACGACGTTTATTACTTATCGCAAGTACAAATTAAAACTAAAAAAAGTCGCAGTTAGTGAAACTGAATAA
- a CDS encoding sortase has translation MKRNTIFIVMILALLIVGGYVATKSQWFISYQYSNLMKNWPNPAHTEGKSNNNVGVKKYNARKKQEKIVHQNYLKNRKKKIKNTIQFKNVYMSWKKDAGASEAPEKGAGAWYGTGLTHDGKPTHFIGHNPGAFHEVTKLKKGDKITVIDSKGKKRTYKVNRVADVYDNGKNVQTHEKEMYNIFIAPGERITLQTCLTSTKNRLIFAK, from the coding sequence ATGAAGAGAAATACAATTTTTATAGTAATGATTCTGGCGTTACTAATAGTTGGTGGATATGTTGCTACCAAATCACAGTGGTTTATTAGTTATCAGTATTCAAATTTGATGAAAAATTGGCCAAACCCGGCTCATACTGAGGGCAAAAGCAACAATAATGTCGGCGTAAAAAAATATAATGCCCGGAAGAAGCAAGAAAAAATCGTGCACCAGAACTATTTGAAAAATCGCAAAAAGAAAATTAAGAACACCATTCAATTTAAAAATGTTTATATGAGTTGGAAAAAAGATGCCGGCGCGTCAGAAGCACCCGAAAAAGGTGCTGGTGCTTGGTACGGAACTGGGTTAACTCATGATGGGAAACCAACCCACTTCATTGGCCATAATCCTGGGGCATTCCATGAAGTTACGAAACTGAAAAAGGGCGACAAGATTACGGTAATCGATAGTAAGGGTAAGAAGCGTACTTATAAAGTTAACCGCGTGGCGGACGTTTACGATAATGGTAAAAATGTCCAAACGCATGAAAAAGAAATGTACAATATCTTCATTGCACCTGGCGAACGGATTACGTTGCAGACGTGCTTAACTAGTACAAAAAACCGGTTAATCTTTGCTAAATAA
- a CDS encoding class A sortase gives MRRNKNKRNKFYIVISLLTLLGIVLIFSSQILNLFVDVRSRKISEEMPIVKTVQTKPVKYDFASVREYSLQNSLSKVDTKKVDKMGQIIIPSVGVNIPIVNGTSNEALLLGAGTLKPNQQMGKRNFAVVGHNVHDKKTLFAPVENIEKNAKIYLTDKKQVWQYKVNKITIVNPDKVSVINDQGNKKMVTLVLCTSDSLRRIIVQGDLVKTNKQNVEQQVAQVTKSSTSTYLNVNWLSFAILGAALLVALTAVVVSLVRKN, from the coding sequence ATGCGCCGCAATAAAAATAAACGCAATAAATTTTATATCGTAATTAGCTTGTTAACGTTACTTGGGATTGTCTTGATTTTTAGCAGCCAAATTCTGAATTTATTTGTTGATGTCCGTAGTCGGAAAATTTCTGAAGAAATGCCGATTGTGAAGACGGTCCAAACAAAGCCGGTTAAATACGATTTTGCCAGTGTGCGTGAGTATAGTTTGCAAAATAGTTTATCAAAAGTCGATACGAAAAAAGTTGATAAAATGGGGCAAATAATTATTCCGTCAGTGGGTGTTAATATCCCAATTGTTAATGGGACTAGTAACGAAGCGCTGCTACTTGGAGCGGGAACCCTTAAACCTAATCAGCAGATGGGAAAACGCAATTTTGCAGTTGTCGGTCATAACGTACACGATAAAAAAACGTTGTTTGCGCCGGTCGAGAACATCGAGAAAAATGCCAAAATTTATCTGACTGATAAAAAGCAAGTTTGGCAATACAAAGTAAATAAAATTACGATTGTTAATCCGGATAAAGTTTCGGTGATTAATGATCAAGGCAATAAAAAAATGGTGACATTAGTGTTGTGTACGAGTGATTCGTTACGGCGAATTATTGTGCAAGGCGACTTAGTTAAGACCAATAAACAAAATGTCGAACAGCAAGTTGCTCAAGTAACGAAAAGTAGTACGAGTACGTATTTGAACGTTAACTGGTTGAGCTTTGCAATTTTGGGAGCTGCACTACTAGTCGCATTAACTGCCGTGGTGGTGAGCTTAGTTAGAAAAAATTAA
- a CDS encoding MDR family MFS transporter, whose translation MTKLNKIRGELVDKAQNKNAQRVLTILVIGTFLGFLNQTLMNTALPSIMHEFQIGAAQGQWLTNGYMLVNGVMVPLTAFLIQRLTTRTLYLSALALFATGTIVSGFAPNYTMLIGGRMIQAMGAGVLGPLMNVVVMNLFAVEKRGHAMGIIGLALNFAPTLGPSLSGWIVTNLNWRYLFFIVAPLIILDLIMAFFLLKNIGEQKYLKFNVLGVILSSVGLGTLLYGFSNAGSGDWGSFSVWGFILIGLIVTASFVFQQTHSKIPLLNFNVFKYRQFNVTVIINVVLMMALYGGALLLPLYMQNVMGRSAFESGLVMLPGALITALLSPVSGSLYDKYGVRTLTLIGLLTNVAGTVMLSFVDLHTSVYYVMAGQTIRQLGLVMVTMPIQTEAFNSLPIEIMPDGSAMFTTIRQVAASFGTAALVTIMSITAKGATAANVGHMSAAAAGIHGQLTGIQVTYHVATGLVILSAILSRFLNKDPQRSKHMVDA comes from the coding sequence ATGACGAAGTTAAACAAGATTAGGGGAGAATTAGTGGATAAAGCACAGAATAAAAATGCACAACGCGTCTTGACGATTTTGGTAATTGGGACGTTTTTAGGTTTCTTGAATCAAACATTGATGAATACGGCGTTGCCAAGTATCATGCACGAATTTCAGATTGGTGCCGCGCAAGGTCAATGGCTAACGAATGGGTACATGTTGGTTAACGGGGTGATGGTGCCCTTAACGGCATTCCTAATTCAACGGCTAACTACCCGCACGCTCTATCTATCCGCGTTAGCGTTGTTTGCGACGGGGACGATTGTTTCGGGTTTCGCACCAAATTACACAATGCTAATTGGTGGGCGGATGATCCAAGCCATGGGTGCCGGGGTCTTAGGACCGCTGATGAATGTGGTGGTGATGAATTTATTTGCCGTTGAAAAACGGGGCCATGCCATGGGAATTATCGGGCTAGCCTTGAACTTTGCGCCCACGTTAGGACCATCGCTGTCTGGTTGGATTGTGACTAATTTGAACTGGCGGTACTTATTCTTTATTGTTGCGCCTTTGATTATTTTAGATTTAATCATGGCCTTCTTCTTACTAAAAAATATTGGTGAGCAAAAATATCTTAAATTTAACGTCCTTGGGGTCATTCTTTCAAGTGTCGGGCTTGGAACGTTGTTATATGGTTTCTCAAATGCCGGTTCTGGTGATTGGGGTTCTTTCAGCGTCTGGGGCTTCATCTTGATTGGGTTGATTGTGACGGCAAGCTTTGTCTTCCAACAAACCCACTCAAAGATTCCGTTGTTAAACTTTAACGTCTTCAAGTATCGTCAATTCAACGTGACTGTAATTATCAACGTTGTTTTGATGATGGCACTCTATGGTGGTGCATTATTGTTACCACTTTACATGCAAAACGTGATGGGACGCTCGGCCTTTGAATCTGGGCTCGTGATGTTACCAGGCGCGCTGATAACGGCATTGTTATCACCAGTGAGTGGCTCATTATATGACAAATACGGTGTGCGAACGTTAACCTTAATTGGGTTATTGACGAACGTGGCTGGGACGGTGATGCTGAGCTTCGTAGATTTGCACACGTCAGTTTACTACGTCATGGCAGGGCAAACTATCCGGCAACTGGGACTCGTAATGGTGACAATGCCAATTCAAACCGAAGCGTTCAATTCGCTTCCAATTGAAATCATGCCAGATGGTTCGGCAATGTTTACCACCATTCGCCAAGTGGCGGCTTCATTTGGTACAGCGGCGCTCGTGACAATTATGTCGATTACGGCTAAAGGTGCAACGGCGGCGAATGTGGGTCACATGAGTGCAGCTGCGGCTGGTATTCATGGTCAGTTAACTGGTATTCAGGTAACGTATCACGTTGCAACTGGGTTGGTAATCTTATCGGCAATTCTGTCGCGTTTCTTAAACAAAGATCCCCAACGTTCCAAGCATATGGTTGATGCATAA